From a single Sphingosinicellaceae bacterium genomic region:
- the fliN gene encoding flagellar motor switch protein FliN, which translates to MNAVTNDAFEAAIERAGLGALGGIEMRLSVEIGATRLTLAELAELEPGEVIELDRRSDERIDILVNDRLLAKGEVVTIGDRFGVRIVELVDGGAR; encoded by the coding sequence ATGAACGCGGTGACCAACGACGCTTTCGAGGCCGCCATCGAGCGCGCCGGTCTGGGAGCGCTCGGCGGCATCGAGATGCGGCTGTCGGTCGAGATCGGCGCGACCCGCCTGACGCTCGCCGAGCTGGCCGAACTCGAGCCCGGCGAGGTCATCGAGCTCGACCGCCGCAGCGACGAGCGCATCGACATCCTGGTCAACGACCGCCTGCTCGCGAAGGGTGAAGTCGTCACCATCGGCGACCGCTTCGGGGTCCGGATCGTTGAACTGGTCGATGGCGGTGCGCGGTGA
- a CDS encoding flagellar biosynthetic protein FliO, producing MTDYVLRLALVLPLLLLGLGGVLFAAKRGLIRLPGVATGEAPLKLVQVVNLGPGAKLAVAEFAGERLLIGVGKDGVRLLVGRLGEGQAPTPSPCPEGEGDPLVLSAPLPFKGGVGAGFLLQANFASPVTPA from the coding sequence GTGACCGACTACGTGCTCCGCCTAGCGCTGGTGCTGCCGCTGCTGTTGCTCGGCCTGGGCGGAGTGCTGTTCGCGGCGAAGCGCGGGCTGATCCGGCTGCCGGGCGTGGCGACGGGGGAGGCTCCGCTGAAGCTGGTGCAGGTCGTCAATCTCGGGCCGGGGGCGAAGCTTGCGGTCGCGGAGTTCGCGGGCGAGCGGCTGTTGATCGGGGTCGGGAAGGACGGCGTGCGGTTGCTGGTCGGAAGGCTCGGCGAGGGCCAAGCGCCCACCCCTAGCCCCTGCCCTGAAGGGGAGGGGGACCCCCTTGTTCTTTCTGCTCCCCTCCCTTTCAAGGGAGGGGTCGGGGCTGGGTTCTTGCTGCAAGCGAACTTCGCGAGCCCGGTCACCCCCGCATGA